A stretch of Halichondria panicea chromosome 1, odHalPani1.1, whole genome shotgun sequence DNA encodes these proteins:
- the LOC135352409 gene encoding ras association domain-containing protein 2-like, with protein METRHHRYTPPHGQSTNLRVSNAIQTVDVLKMLLAKFKVENDVSQFSLCVFYDNGRKELCKDDDYPLKLRLKLGPSEDIAKLFVIETSEVEEILSAEASQWIKFTVHELETFCTKFTKEEEKEEKRIRSRFGRWRGEVKDALNSSQTDT; from the exons ATGGAGACTAGG CATCACAGGTACACTCCTCCACACGGCCAGTCCACGAACTTGAGAGTGTCCAATGCCATCCAGACTGTTGATGTGCTCAAAATGCTACTAGCCAAATTCAAG GTTGAGAATGATGTGTCCCAgttctctctctgtgtgttCTATGACAATGGCCGCAAAGAGTTGTGTAAGGACGATGACTACCCACTCAAGCTACGACTCAAGTTAGGACCCTCTGAAGATATCGCTAAACTGTTTGTCATTGAAACCTCAGAGGTGGAGGAGATTCTGTCAGCAGAG GCTTCACAGTGGATCAAGTTCACTGTGCACGAACTGGAGACATTCTGCACCAAATTCACCAAGGAGGAAGAAAAGGAGGAAAAGAGGATTAGATCAAG GTTTGGTCGCTGGAGAGGAGAGGTTAAAGATGCACTGAATAGTTCACAAACAGACACTTAG
- the LOC135336626 gene encoding uncharacterized protein LOC135336626, producing the protein MSEMCEDRTRTENGFNSVDTSLEEDDLISSLSLEAGNGLSPIVEENSGNGAMSVDTKSRRSKQRTAFKKKADRQVAGESDWCPSCLRCDYCDRTLPPGQHSIIHQEKPYCNGCYQLLFGQEGFRNGGVLMASKIGPGAVNKQPAPETNKLLSKIAEYNMYKQNTAEELQSKEVNGQLFFEGVLKIYWGLKKSIRLAPGVMYAKARNNRDSFHEFVSSSNGTELNDGERKKLLQLVNGWDNAGSRRDSTYNFVGMDDTAYTVMLEEAQKVRAKRNRRELMYSMEPSAEDHDRDRGSAISRSSLTCSLDVNWNSTRKRSASFRRLS; encoded by the exons ATGAGTGAGATGTGCGAAGACAGGACAAGAACAGAAAACGGCTTCAACTCTGTGGATACTTCTCTAGAAGAGGATGATTTGATCTCATCTCTCTCTCTTGAAGCAGGCAATGGCCTCAGCCCCATTGTGGAGGAGAACTCGGGTAATGGAGCCATGTCAGTGGATACTAAGAGCAGAAG GTCAAAACAGAGAACAGCTTTCAAGAAAAAAG CTGATCGTCAGGTCGCTGGGGAAAGTGACTGGTGCCCATCTTGCCTGAGGTGTGACTACTGCGATCGAACACTGCCACCTGGACAACACTCAATTATA CACCAAGAGAAGCCTTACTGCAACGGTTGCTACCAGCTCTTGTTTGGACAGGAAGGTTTCAGGAATGGAGGAGTCCTCATGGCCTCCAAGATTGGCCCTGGTGCCGTCAATAAGCAGCCAGCACCAGAAAC aAATAAACTGTTGAGTAAAATTGCCGAGTACAATATGTACAAGCAGAATACAGCTGAGGAACTTCAGTCAAAAGAG GTAAATGGTCAGCTATTTTTTGAGGGAGTGCTCAAGATCTACTGGGGTTTGAAGAAGTCGATTCGATTGGCCCCCGGAGTTATGTACGCTAAAGCCAGGAACAACAGAGATTCCTTTCACGAATTTGTGAGCTCGAGTAATGGCACTGAGCTGAACGACGGTGAGAGGAAGAAGCTGCTACAATTGGTCAACGGATGGGACAATGCTG GGAGTAGGAGAGATTCTACGTACAACTTTGTGGGGATGGACGACACAGCATACACCGTGATGCTGGAAGAAGCTCAGAAG GTCAGAGCAAAAAGGAATCGTCGGGAGCTAATGTACTCAATGGAGCCATCGGCTGAAGACCACGACAGAGACAGGGGAAGTGCTATCAGCAGATCTTCGCTAACTTG TAGTCTCGATGTAAACTGGAACTCAACAAGAAAACGATCGGCTTCGTTCAGACGACTGTCTTGA
- the LOC135330780 gene encoding short-chain collagen C4-like: protein MKASAKAVSICILLECLTVIRASPVEAVKPNNTEITPNVHYIQILCGRDDPQGMPGTPGIDGRDGEPGMLGEKGELGIQGLKGDRGEQGPAGGGVTYIRWGKTSCPSVSGTLLLYHGIAAGSWYAHVGGGANYLCMPHNPQYGAFQAGVQGTSPIYGTEYQPYGGPLGSHDHNVPCAVCYASTRVSLLMLPARVECPTSWTREYTGYLMSNYFANNHHRTMYECVDQSPDRIPGSAPSTDGAVFYHVEAACNGLPCGPYDPQKELTCAVCTK, encoded by the exons ATGAAAGCATCAGCCAAAGCAGTATCAATCTGCATACTTTTAGAGTGCCTCACTGTGATCCGAG CTTCCCCTGTTGAAGCAGTCAAGCCCAACAACACAGAGATTACTCCCAATGTCCATTATATCCAGATACTCTGTGGTAGAGATGACCCTCAGGGTATGCCAGGAACCCCAGGAATTGATGGGAGAGATGGAGAGCCAGGGATGCTGGGGGAAAAGGGAGAGCTGGGGATACAGGGACTAAAAGGGGACAGAGGAGAACAAGGACCCGCCGGTGGAGGGGTCACTTATATAAGGTGGGGGAAGACATCTTGTCCCTCTGTGTCAGGAACATTGCTGCTCTATCACGGAATAGCCGCTGGGAGTTGGTATGCACATGTTGGAGGTGGGGCGAACTATCTATGTATGCCGCATAACCCTCAATATGGAGCTTTTCAAGCTGGTGTGCAAGGTACAAGCCCTATCTATGGAACTGAGTACCAACCGTATGGTGGACCACTTGGCTCACACGATCACAATGTCCCTTGTGCTGTTTGCTATGCATCTACAAGAGTGTCGCTGCTGATGCTGCCAGCTCGAGTGGAATGCCCAACATCTTGGACTCGTGAATACACGGGCTATCTGATGTCAAATTATTTTGCTAATAACCACCATCGAACCATGTATGAGTGTGTTGACCAATCTCCTGACAGAATACCAGGAAGCGCACCAAGTACAGACGGTGCAGTATTCTATCATGTAGAGGCTGCCTGCAATGGCCTACCTTGTGGACCTTATGACCCACAGAAAGAACTAacatgtgctgtgtgtaccaAGTAG
- the LOC135335828 gene encoding uncharacterized protein LOC135335828 isoform X1, with the protein MDLRWLFLSIAFVVSIEAQFTVQPVSVVQAQGLDAVFECRYLGAQYHYWGLNRDFPTYYYPPDVTVTQPSGDTPATLTIPATAQYNITVVQCEAWVRDGRVFIRKLSVNATLQVQGPLSAVSNLHVQSSSTNITITWDAPFSLNLTTAEPDIQYCVDVYDSATGVLLHSECGIIEEHYTYSPSNPCSMYALLVTPKSNLDGALNGSIARFQEFTVRPVSVIQAEGLKAVFECLYPGALSHSWEINGMYPADDAFPPDVTRTLPSGDTPARLAIPATDQYNNTVVQCRAVLIVDGNAQIMPTCDVLLLIQGIQVLLNITIYALSTTSGPLDSVTGLRLDIVTSTSVTLTWDAPFSLDLTTAEPDIQYCVDVYSVPRGQLVESTCDIINTNYTFSTSDQDQLVFTVTPRSNVEGSLNGTSSELVGPPSQVNDTITDISPSSSLPEYIQSPSIYTIAVSSSVTAVVVLLLLLVIAILTAVVIVKRKQRNHKGDVVVSDGRVDWSSTLPGIEQPNEAYAPVLNKNIAYEQTRIPRHNEHTTTIVPTVVAMEDGNTEPSHEYEEVLPQGHF; encoded by the exons ATGGATCTGAGATGGCTCTTTCTTTCAATCGCTTTTGTGGTATCTATAGAAG CTCAGTTTACAGTACAGCCAGTGTCAGTGGTACAGGCCCAGGGGTTAGATGCAGTGTTTGAGTGTCGGTATCTTGGAGCACAATATCACTATTGGGGGCTCAATAGAGACTTTCCTACTTACTACTACCCACCAGATGTGACTGTTACTCAACCGTCTGGTGATACCCCAGCAACACTGACCATCCCAGCTACAGCACAGTACAATATCACTGTTGTGCAGTGTGAGGCCTGGGTTAGAGACGGAAGAGTGTTCATACGTAAATTATCAGTAAATGCTACCTTGCAAGTACAAG GTCCTCTTTCAGCTGTCTCTAACCTCCATGTTCAGTCATCAAGCACCAACATCACAATCACCTGGGATGCTCCCTTCTCTCTTAACCTCACCACTGCTGAACCAGACATACAGTATTGTGTGGATGTGTACGATAGTGCCACTGGTGTTCTACTACACTCTGAGTGTGGCATTATTGAGGAACACTACACCTATTCTCCTAGCAACCCCTGCTCGATGTATGCATTGTTAGTGACACCTAAGAGTAATCTTGACGGAGCTCTCAATGGAAGCATTG CACGGTTTCAGGAATTCACAGTGCGGCCAGTATCAGTGATACAAGCTGAAGGCCTGAAGGCAGTGTTTGAGTGTTTGTACCCTGGTGCCCTGAGTCACAGTTGGGAGATCAATGGAATGTACCCAGCTGATGATGCGTTTCCACCTGATGTAACTCGTACCCTACCGTCTGGTGATACTCCAGCAAGACTGGCCATCCCAGCCACAGACCAGTACAACAACACTGTGGTGCAGTGTAGGGCTGTGCTCATTGTTGATGGAAATGCGCAGATTATGCCAACATGTGATGTTCTGTTATTAATACAAGGTATCCAGGTTTTATTGAACATTACAATTTATGCTTTGAGCACCACTTCAGGTCCATTGGATTCTGTTACTGGACTGAGACTGGACATTGTGACCTCTACTTCAGTGACTCTCACCTGGGATGCTCCCTTCTCTCTAGACCTCACCACAGCTGAGCCAGACATACAGTATTGTGTGGATGTGTACAGTGTCCCTAGAGGACAACTGGTGGAGTCAACATGTGACATCATCAACACTAACTACACTTTCTCTACCAGTGATCAAGACCAGTTAGTATTTACAGTGACACCAAGAAGCAATGTGGAGGGTAGTCTCAATGGAACCTCCAGTGAACTAGTCGGACCTCCTTCGCAAG TTAACGATACGATTACTGACATCTCACCATCGTCATCTCTTCCTGAGTATATTCAATCACCCTCTATTTATACAATAGCAG TGTCTTCAAGTGTGACTGCTGTGGTAGTTCTACTCCTACTCTTAGTCATCGCCATTTTAACAGCTGTTGTCATAGTGAAACGAAAACAAAGGAACCACAAAG GTGATGTTGTTGTATCAGATGGAAGAGTGGATTGGTCATCAACATTGCCAGGAATTGAGCAGCCTAACGAAGCTTATGCTCCAGTACTCAATAAGAACATTGCTTATGAGCAGACACGGATACCAAGACACAAtgaacacaccaccaccattgTCCCCACGGTAGTAGCAATGGAGGATGGGAACACTGAGCCAAGTCATGAGTACGAAGAAGTATTACCTCAGGGACATTTTTAG
- the LOC135335828 gene encoding uncharacterized protein LOC135335828 isoform X2 — protein sequence MDLRWLFLSIAFVVSIEAQFTVQPVSVVQAQGLDAVFECRYLGAQYHYWGLNRDFPTYYYPPDVTVTQPSGDTPATLTIPATAQYNITVVQCEAWVRDGRVFIRKLSVNATLQVQGPLSAVSNLHVQSSSTNITITWDAPFSLNLTTAEPDIQYCVDVYDSATGVLLHSECGIIEEHYTYSPSNPCSMYALLVTPKSNLDGALNGSIARFQEFTVRPVSVIQAEGLKAVFECLYPGALSHSWEINGMYPADDAFPPDVTRTLPSGDTPARLAIPATDQYNNTVVQCRAVLIVDGNAQIMPTCDVLLLIQGPLDSVTGLRLDIVTSTSVTLTWDAPFSLDLTTAEPDIQYCVDVYSVPRGQLVESTCDIINTNYTFSTSDQDQLVFTVTPRSNVEGSLNGTSSELVGPPSQVNDTITDISPSSSLPEYIQSPSIYTIAVSSSVTAVVVLLLLLVIAILTAVVIVKRKQRNHKGDVVVSDGRVDWSSTLPGIEQPNEAYAPVLNKNIAYEQTRIPRHNEHTTTIVPTVVAMEDGNTEPSHEYEEVLPQGHF from the exons ATGGATCTGAGATGGCTCTTTCTTTCAATCGCTTTTGTGGTATCTATAGAAG CTCAGTTTACAGTACAGCCAGTGTCAGTGGTACAGGCCCAGGGGTTAGATGCAGTGTTTGAGTGTCGGTATCTTGGAGCACAATATCACTATTGGGGGCTCAATAGAGACTTTCCTACTTACTACTACCCACCAGATGTGACTGTTACTCAACCGTCTGGTGATACCCCAGCAACACTGACCATCCCAGCTACAGCACAGTACAATATCACTGTTGTGCAGTGTGAGGCCTGGGTTAGAGACGGAAGAGTGTTCATACGTAAATTATCAGTAAATGCTACCTTGCAAGTACAAG GTCCTCTTTCAGCTGTCTCTAACCTCCATGTTCAGTCATCAAGCACCAACATCACAATCACCTGGGATGCTCCCTTCTCTCTTAACCTCACCACTGCTGAACCAGACATACAGTATTGTGTGGATGTGTACGATAGTGCCACTGGTGTTCTACTACACTCTGAGTGTGGCATTATTGAGGAACACTACACCTATTCTCCTAGCAACCCCTGCTCGATGTATGCATTGTTAGTGACACCTAAGAGTAATCTTGACGGAGCTCTCAATGGAAGCATTG CACGGTTTCAGGAATTCACAGTGCGGCCAGTATCAGTGATACAAGCTGAAGGCCTGAAGGCAGTGTTTGAGTGTTTGTACCCTGGTGCCCTGAGTCACAGTTGGGAGATCAATGGAATGTACCCAGCTGATGATGCGTTTCCACCTGATGTAACTCGTACCCTACCGTCTGGTGATACTCCAGCAAGACTGGCCATCCCAGCCACAGACCAGTACAACAACACTGTGGTGCAGTGTAGGGCTGTGCTCATTGTTGATGGAAATGCGCAGATTATGCCAACATGTGATGTTCTGTTATTAATACAAG GTCCATTGGATTCTGTTACTGGACTGAGACTGGACATTGTGACCTCTACTTCAGTGACTCTCACCTGGGATGCTCCCTTCTCTCTAGACCTCACCACAGCTGAGCCAGACATACAGTATTGTGTGGATGTGTACAGTGTCCCTAGAGGACAACTGGTGGAGTCAACATGTGACATCATCAACACTAACTACACTTTCTCTACCAGTGATCAAGACCAGTTAGTATTTACAGTGACACCAAGAAGCAATGTGGAGGGTAGTCTCAATGGAACCTCCAGTGAACTAGTCGGACCTCCTTCGCAAG TTAACGATACGATTACTGACATCTCACCATCGTCATCTCTTCCTGAGTATATTCAATCACCCTCTATTTATACAATAGCAG TGTCTTCAAGTGTGACTGCTGTGGTAGTTCTACTCCTACTCTTAGTCATCGCCATTTTAACAGCTGTTGTCATAGTGAAACGAAAACAAAGGAACCACAAAG GTGATGTTGTTGTATCAGATGGAAGAGTGGATTGGTCATCAACATTGCCAGGAATTGAGCAGCCTAACGAAGCTTATGCTCCAGTACTCAATAAGAACATTGCTTATGAGCAGACACGGATACCAAGACACAAtgaacacaccaccaccattgTCCCCACGGTAGTAGCAATGGAGGATGGGAACACTGAGCCAAGTCATGAGTACGAAGAAGTATTACCTCAGGGACATTTTTAG